Part of the Pseudoalteromonas sp. Scap06 genome is shown below.
ACTTTATTAATCGGGGGACTTCACGGGCACTGTCATGACACCACGTACCTAAAAGCACTAGCACCTCTTTACCTGCTAATTTTTGCATCAATACAACGTCTTGCGGTGTGGGCGAAAATGTTTGGTATTGCTTAGCAAATTTATCGTGCTCGCTTAATAAACGCTTAGCAGTCATAGCGTCCGAGTGTGGTTTGAGCGTTGCATTCACTGCCAGTGGTAAACTCAACATTAAAAGTAAAATTAATTGTTTAAACATATCTTATACTTAAATAGTGTTTTAGTTACTATACCCACAATCGAGCTTAAGTAAATAAAAGTTACTTGCTTTTATCCATAAAATCATCCACTTGTGATAAAACGGCTAAGTACTCACGTTTGGCTTCTTTGTTTTGTTCTAATTTATCTAAGTCACCGATTAACGTTACTAATTGCGTATGTGAATAACTCGACGTTGTTTTAAACTCGTTCGACGCCCCCACACCACTGAGTCGTTTTCTTTCATCCATACTATGACTATCTTCATTTTTCTCGAGCCAAATATCATTAATAAGACGAATATTACTCTCACTGGTGGTGGTTTCTTTCAATTCTTTTTTTAGCTTGTATTGAGATATTTCGGGATTAAACTGATAAACTTTTTTATCTACATCCACCTCATGAGCCTGATCAAGGGCAACCAATTCGTTATTTTTTACAGCGGTACCAATAGTGTAATTTTCTTGTTTATCATAATAATCAGGAGGGATGTCAGAGCGGTTACCTTCTTCATAATTAAAACGCGTGCTCGCCGTTTTATCTTGAGTAACCCCAGTTAACCCTGCTGATTTTTTGTGTTCTGTATTTTGACTCAGCTTTGTGGTGCTTGTTGCTATGTAATCCCCCTGATCCATTGCAAAAGAGAATTTTGCATCAAAATCAGCTAACTTAGAAATACCATCGCCTAAGGAATTTTTATTACTACTTCCTAGTCCTTGGTAGCGTGGATCTTTGGTGATCATGTTGTCAACTAAATTAGCGACAAGCTCGCGTCCATTAGTAAACTGCTTTGTAGCAACCGACTCAATTTCACTGTAGCGCTCAGCGGCTGATGACATACTACTAAACGCACTTTTAAATACAGCCAACCCTTGTTTCATTACTTCATCACTTTTTTGGCCAAACGCCGAACGTGTACTTTTCTCAGAGCTATTGAGCTGGCTATCTTCTAAGCTTTTATCGAGCGCTTTTATGTATTGTTGCATTTGGCTTTTGTCTTGAGCGCCAATGGTTGACATATCAAGCGAAAAATCAATATTGTTTTGTCCGTTTACCGATTCAAACTCCAGTATTTGCTGCTCAGAATCCTCATCAAGGGTATAACTTAAATTAAGCTCATTATCTATTCCAAGGAGCGCTCCATCAGCATCACCAGTATTTCCCTCTGACGTTGAAAAGTACAAATCAAAACCCGAAAGTTCTTTGTTATCAAAATTGCTTAGAAAGCTTAAATCTAAATCAGCTTGGTTTGCGGGTACGTAACGGCTGTAAGCGCTTTGTTTAGCCTTAAAAAATTCATCCGCCATTTCACCAACACCAGAAAGTACTTGCGTTAATGCTTGGTGTTCAGTCTCAGATAAGTCGCCATCTACTTCATAACTTATGCTAAATTCGTCAGTGGTTTCGCCTGTTTCCTCATCATAACCTTGCGCAGAATGAAAGGCGATATTGATAACATCACCTTCTTTGGTTTTTACCGAAAGCTCAAACCCATAGTTATCATCGTCTTCAAATCGCTCGCGATTAAAGCTTTCCATGAAAGGATTAAGTGAGCGCTCAACACGCTGTTGGCTAGATGCTAAAAATGTTTTTTGATTAAATCCCAGTTGCCCCAAGTTTGATAAAATATCGCTAGTGTTGGCATAAGCACCTTGGATATTTTTTACCGAAGAATTTAAGCGCTCAATTAACTGATCGCTACGTTCGTTTTTTAATAAGCCCTCTTGCTGAGAGCTTATTACCGTACGTAGTGCAACCTCTTCACTAGAGAGCTTATAATTTGAGCCACTGGGTGCGCTGGAAATCGTGAGTAACGAGGATAATTGCTGATTAAGTATTTCATCGACTTGTTGGTCACTAAACTGACTAAGCATTTCATCAGTGATTGTTGCCGAACTTGGCGCTAAGTGAGCACGCGATTGCAAACCTGTGGGCATACTGGTTTGGTTTGAATTATTGACCGATTGGGCAAGCAACGCATTTAAGTTAGCATAATTGCCTTGTAGTTTATTAACCATGATTATCCTTAATCTGCAGTACAATATAAATACGGTATCGGCCAACGAATTAAAAGCTTTAATTATTTTTTTATTATTTAAAAATAAAGTATTTACGCAAAAAACATACTTTAAAAGTAATTAGCAGGTTTTGGCAAGCAGCGACTTTAATATGTCTGGTACAAACTTGCGCTGCGCGGTAATGGCATAGAAGTGCTCAAACGCATCGGGTAAACGCTGATATTCAACTAGTAGGCCTTGTTCTATTTCATCCTTTACTACAACTGATGGCAATACCGATAACGCACCACTATCACGGGCAAGTAATCGCAGCATAGCCATATCATCAGCCTCTGCTTTTATTTTTGGCTGATACTGCCAACGAGCACACAAAGCATTAAATGAGTCTCTAATAGCAGAAGTTTTAGCGGGTAACACCCACTGTGCATCCGTGTAACCTGTTGGAAATTGGCCACGTATTTTTTTATCAGCTGGACCCACTATAGCTAATGGCTGACGAGATACCAACTGACTTTGCCAAAGCTGATCGTAGTGCTCAAGCCCGATGGGTTTATTAGTTAAAACTAAATCCAGTTCGTGTTCTGCCAAGCCATTTAACAGCCCATCCATACGCCCTGCAGTCAGCGAAAAGCGTACTTCGTCATTGCTCATTAAGGGATTAATAAACTCTTCGATAAAGTTACGAGAGAGCGTATTGAGCACTCCGATTGATAAATGCTGGGTTTGCGAAATCACCCCTTTATGAATAAAAGAAGACAGTTCTTCCCCTTTGGTGAATATATCGTTGGCGTACATTTGCACCCGCTTTCCCATATCGGTTAATGCGAGTGTGCGGCCTTTACGTTCAAATAACTCAATATTAATGGTGTGTTCTAATTGTTTTATTTGCGTAGAGAGCGCTGACTGCGACAAATGCAGCTCTTTCGCCGCTTGGGTTAAGTTACCAATGCGAGCAACCGACCAAAAATAATATAAATGATGATAATTTAAACGGCTCATTATTGTTCTCTTTTATAGAACGTTTACATACATTATATCTATTTTTATTTAGTTATCTAGTTTGCCATACTTTGCTCACTAAATAAGGAGCACTTAATGAGTGAGTATATTATTTCGTTGTTAATGCTAATAATGCCTTTAAGCACATTTATAGCAGCCTGGTTAATTGGCCAACGATCGCGCGCTTCAAATGGTCATGTACTGTTTAAAGTAATGATGTTTAATAGCCTTGCATTTATAACAGCTATTACGCTTCATCAAATTTATGCTTTTGATTTACTCAGTTTCTTATCGCTGACCATGACCCGAATTATTATGCTGGGGCTTATATTATTTATCACGCTGATATTGATTCGCTTTTGTAGGCACTATATGCAAGGTGAGCCACGCGTAAACTACTTTTGGCGATGGCTATTACTAACCATCACAGCCGTATTAGTTGTGGTTATGAGCAACCACTTAGCGCTATTTTGGCTAGGTTGGGTGGCGATAAGTTTAGCACTGCATAAACTTTTAATGTTTTACCCTGAGCGCCCACGAGCGGTGCTTGCCGCCCATAAAAAATTTATTGTGGCACGTGTTGCCGAATCCTTATTACTAATTGCATTTGGTATTTTGTGGTTCACTCACAATAGCCTGTACATAAGTGATATAACCGCCTTTTATCACACCACCACACAACCACTGTCTTTTGCAGAGCAAGTTGCCGCTTTTTTAATTGCCTGTGCAGCCTTAATAAAATGTGCTCAACTTCCAATACACGGTTGGCTAATTAAAGTGGTTGAAGTACCGACACCGGTGAGCGCGTTATTACATGCGGGAGTCATTAATTTAGGTGGCTTTTTATTAATTTTATTTGCTCCTTTGTTTATTCAAGCTAGCGCAGCCCAATGGTTAATTTTAATTGTTGCAGGTTTAACTACGGTGATCAGCGCATTAATAATGACCACTCGAATAAGCGTTAAAGTTCGGCTTGCCTGGTCTACCAGTGCGCAAATGGGGTTAATGCTGGTAGAGTGTGCGCTGGGGTTATTTGAGCTGGCTTTACTTCACCTTGTTACCCACTCAACTTATAAAGCTTTCGCATTTTTAAACTCAGGTAACGGCGTAAATGAAGATCTGATCCGTCGCCATATGCCAAAACAATCACCAGTATGCTTTGACTGGTTAGCCGGTGCGCTTATTTCAATAATAATCGTTGGTGCAGCATGGTTTATCAGCTCTTATCAGGGAGCGGTAAGTATTTGGTTGCTTTTAGCATCAGCGTTAACCATTTTGCTTGCAAATCAGCATGGTACAGCTACGGCTAAAACACGCAGTAAAAAACTGTTAATTGCACTATTAGTGGTCTTTAGCTATGTAGCGGCTAAAAATATCTTTGCGTTTGCACTTCCCCTTGAGCAGTGGCGCGAACCTGCATTTAGCCTGGCCGACAGTTGGGTAATAGCCCTTATTTTAACCCTAATGATAGCAAGCTACTGTTTGCGCTATCAATCTTGGCGCCCTCAGGTTAAATCACTGTCTACTTTATTATTTGCAGGCTTGTATTTAGATGAGTGGTTTACACGATTAACACTAAAAATATGGCCGATAAATTTGCCTAATAATGGCCACACTGATTTAAAAAATCATGCCGTTGGGATCACTATTGAGGAATCAAAATGAGCACTCTAACGCCTTCAGATAATAGAGCACTCTCGCTAAGCGACAGTCAAAAGAGCCTACTTGATAAAGTATGCGGTTACATAGCACCAAACTGGCCGTTAGATCAGATGATTGCAGTTAACCCATTTTGGGAAATGCGCCATATGCCAATTGAAGATGTAAGCGCACGACTGGATACCTTATGTAATGCCAACATGCTAATGCCTAAAGATTTTTATCTGCAAAAATATAACACCAGCATGATTACCGACAAACACTTAGCCGATGCCGCAACGCTACTTAATAGTGACTTTAATAAAGAGCAACTATTACAAGCGCTTAAGATTGATGTGCCATTAGTAGACTGGCACAACATTGCTGATTTACTCGACCAGCAACGTAATAAGCATAAAATGGCTTGGCATGATGAAATTACTCATCAGTTAAGTCAGTTTTGTGCTGCGCATTATCAACAACTCGGTCCCATGCTGCATCGTAATGATACTCAAGCCCCATCTGAATTATATCGCCATTGGCTAACTGTTATTCAAGCGGATAAAGGCATTAGCATTGTTATGGATGAACGGCATTTAAATGGCTATTTTAAGCGATTACCCACATCCGCAGATGAACTGATTGCACTGACCCTTAAAACGCTTAACATAGATAATGATTCGTTAGAGTTATACGCTCACTCATTGCTTTTAGATATTAACGGTTGGGCATCTTGGCTTGCGTATCTGCGATTTCAAGGTCAGCTTTACGACACGCCAACAAATGAGATGAAGCAACTTCTGGCCATGCGCATGGCATGGGACTTAGTGATTTGGCAGTACCTAGCCAATCACGATAGTGCTACATTTAAACAACTACAAAGTCAGTGGCAACAAGAAAAAGCGCTTGTCGTTGAGCGCTTACATGCACATAAACTAGCACAAAAACCATTATGGGTGTGGGCAAAAGCGCTAGAACTAAGTTTTCAATATCCACTTAATGATGCGCTGCAAACCGCGACTAAAGCCCCCGTGAAAAACGCTCAATTACAAGCGGTGTTTTGTATTGATGTTCGCTCGGAAGTGATTCGCCGTGCGCTAGAGTCTCAAAGTCAACATATTGAAACTTTTGGCTTTGCTGGTTTTTTTGGTTTACCTCTGGAATATCAAGAAAATGGCAGTGCTATTACTCGCCCACAGCTCCCTGGGCTACTTAAACCGGCTATACATGCCACGCAAACTCACAAAGACGCGACACTTGAAGCATCACGCCAAAATAGTGCCACATGGCAAAGCTGGTCAAAATCGGCCCCTTCATCGTTTTCTATGGTTGAGTCATCAGGTTGGCTATACGCATTTAAACTAATAAAAAATACCTTTTTATCTAAAGGCGATGCTAAAAAGTGCACCCCAACTGACTGGCAATTAACACAAAACCAGCAGCAACTGACCCTAAAAGACAAAACCGATTTAGCCCAAAAAGTGCTTACTACTTTAGGTATAAAAGCGTTGGCACCACAGGTGATGTTAGTGGGTCATGCTAGCCATACAACCAATAACTTACACAGTGCTGGCCTAGATTGCGGCGCCTGTGGCGGGCAAAGTGGTGAAGTGAATGTGCGAGTGCTCGCAAGCCTACTTAACGATATTCAAGTACGTCAAGCGCTTAAAACTCGGGGACTCACACTGTCAGAAAACACCCAGTTTATTGCAGCCATTCATAATACAACCACAGATGTGATCACCACCTATGATGCTCAACTGGATGATAATCTAAAAAAATGGCTCAGTGTGGCAACACAAACAGCTCAGCGCGAACGCTTAGTTAATATAGAGCCAAAGCTGATTGATAAATCAGCGGATGAAATTAATCACGCTTATCATCAACGCGCCCGCGATTGGTCGCAGGTGCGGCCTGAATGGGGACTTGCAAATAATGCCGCCTTTATTGTCGCGCCGCGCTCATGGACGCGAAGTATTAACTTACAGGGGCGCTGTTTTTTACACGATTATGATTGGGAAAGCGATAACGACTTTGCAATATTAGAGCTTATTATGACTGCGCCTATGATAGTCACCCATTGGATCAATAGCCAATATAATGCCTCGGTTAACGACAATCACAAATACGGCAGTGGTAATAAAATACTTCATAATGCGGTGGGCGGTAACATAGGCTTATTTGAAGGTAATGGCGGCGACCTGCGCATAGGCTTGGCCATACAATCGCTACACAATGGCGATAAATGGATGCACGAACCTATTCGCCTCAATGTATATATTGCTGCGCCACAATCAGCAATCGCAGCAATTTATAACAAGCATACGATGGTGAAGGAACTAATTGATAACCATTGGCTAACACTCATTCGTTGGGGCGATGACAACACCTTAGAGCGCTTTGAAAACGGGTACTTCACTACAGTTGCCCCCTCCACAGAGCGAGCATGATCAATGTTAAACGCTGTCATTGCCACTAAACATAAAAAGGCACCTTTGATCGCTCCCGCATTGAAGCCACTTGGCTATAATGTGGTAACAACCAGTCTATTTGATACCGATACGCTTGGGATGTTTACTAATGAAGTGCAGCGTGATTGCAGTGCCCAAACAGCAGCACTAATAAAAGCTCAACAAGCGTGTGAACTCACTGGCGAGCAATGTGGGCTTGGTAGTGAAGGCAGCTTTGGAGGTGGCCCATACCCTGGGTTAATGAACTGGGATGAAGAAGTAATTTGTTTTTACGATAAACACACAGACATCGCTATTTATGGACATGCAGGCGGGCCATTTTCACCCAGCAGCTTAACCATTAACAGCGAGACTAATGTTGAATCAATCACGGTCGCATGCCAGCGCTTTAAAGAGCAGCACTGGATACTTGATGACACTCAAACACTTTTTAAAGGGCTAAGCTTTGAAGGCTTGGTTGCTTTATTTAAAGAAAAAGTGCCCAAAGCCGGCATAATCACGCCTGATTTAAGAGCTATGTATAGTGGGCAACGCCAAGCTATTATTCGCCTCGCTGCCGAGGACTTAGCAAGGCGGTTGGCATCAAAATGTCCACAATGCCAGTGTGCTAACTTTGTTGCCAAACAACTCACTAAAGGCTTACCCTGTGAACTGTGTAACATGCCCACACAACAAGTAAAATCAACAACCTCTTTGTGTGATAGCTGCGGCTATAACCATATTGAAGCGAATGAAAAACACGTTGCCGATGCAACATATTGCCAGTTTTGTAATCCTTAAGAGTTATTATGACATCAATACAACCGACTCAATTATTAAATACTGAAGAGCGTATTAACCAAGCCGTAGCACTATTAAAAGCCGGCGAATGCGTTGCCTTACCCACAGAAACCGTTTATGGCTTAGCCGCAGATGCGACTAATAGTGATGCTGTAGCGAAAATATTTACCGCGAAAGGACGTCCAACAAATCACCCGCTCATTGTGCATATTCCCAATCAGTCGCATGTGCACCACTGGGCAAAAAATGTAAATAAGGCGGCCATCACGCTTGCTGATGCATTTTGGCCCGGCCCACTCACCCTAATTTTAAATGCTAAAGATGATTTAAACAGTCCGGTAACAGGCGGCTTGCCCACCATTGGACTTCGCGTGCCTGCGCATCCTGAGTTTTTAGCGGTACTAAAACAATTAAATACTGGTCTTGCAGCTCCCTCTGCTAATCGATACAAGCAGTTGAGCCCAATCAACGCAGCTCATGTTATGCGCGATTTGAATGGTCGAATTAGTGCGGTATTACAAGGAGGTGAATGTAATGTAGGTATTGAATCGACCATTGTCGATGCCAGCTCAGAGCAGTTACGCATATTACGCCCAGGACCAATTTCAGCATCTGATATTTTGCAAAAAACTGGACTGCATGTCAGCACGCCACATTCACATAACGAAGTGGT
Proteins encoded:
- a CDS encoding DUF6671 family protein, whose translation is MLNAVIATKHKKAPLIAPALKPLGYNVVTTSLFDTDTLGMFTNEVQRDCSAQTAALIKAQQACELTGEQCGLGSEGSFGGGPYPGLMNWDEEVICFYDKHTDIAIYGHAGGPFSPSSLTINSETNVESITVACQRFKEQHWILDDTQTLFKGLSFEGLVALFKEKVPKAGIITPDLRAMYSGQRQAIIRLAAEDLARRLASKCPQCQCANFVAKQLTKGLPCELCNMPTQQVKSTTSLCDSCGYNHIEANEKHVADATYCQFCNP
- a CDS encoding thioredoxin family protein; translation: MFKQLILLLMLSLPLAVNATLKPHSDAMTAKRLLSEHDKFAKQYQTFSPTPQDVVLMQKLAGKEVLVLLGTWCHDSAREVPRLIKLLDESKVKLSKITFVTVGYDKRDEAGIALAHDLQYTPTFIIKHNGVEVNRVVEKPSGTLAQDLTLGL
- a CDS encoding YbcC family protein, producing MSTLTPSDNRALSLSDSQKSLLDKVCGYIAPNWPLDQMIAVNPFWEMRHMPIEDVSARLDTLCNANMLMPKDFYLQKYNTSMITDKHLADAATLLNSDFNKEQLLQALKIDVPLVDWHNIADLLDQQRNKHKMAWHDEITHQLSQFCAAHYQQLGPMLHRNDTQAPSELYRHWLTVIQADKGISIVMDERHLNGYFKRLPTSADELIALTLKTLNIDNDSLELYAHSLLLDINGWASWLAYLRFQGQLYDTPTNEMKQLLAMRMAWDLVIWQYLANHDSATFKQLQSQWQQEKALVVERLHAHKLAQKPLWVWAKALELSFQYPLNDALQTATKAPVKNAQLQAVFCIDVRSEVIRRALESQSQHIETFGFAGFFGLPLEYQENGSAITRPQLPGLLKPAIHATQTHKDATLEASRQNSATWQSWSKSAPSSFSMVESSGWLYAFKLIKNTFLSKGDAKKCTPTDWQLTQNQQQLTLKDKTDLAQKVLTTLGIKALAPQVMLVGHASHTTNNLHSAGLDCGACGGQSGEVNVRVLASLLNDIQVRQALKTRGLTLSENTQFIAAIHNTTTDVITTYDAQLDDNLKKWLSVATQTAQRERLVNIEPKLIDKSADEINHAYHQRARDWSQVRPEWGLANNAAFIVAPRSWTRSINLQGRCFLHDYDWESDNDFAILELIMTAPMIVTHWINSQYNASVNDNHKYGSGNKILHNAVGGNIGLFEGNGGDLRIGLAIQSLHNGDKWMHEPIRLNVYIAAPQSAIAAIYNKHTMVKELIDNHWLTLIRWGDDNTLERFENGYFTTVAPSTERA
- a CDS encoding L-threonylcarbamoyladenylate synthase; the encoded protein is MTSIQPTQLLNTEERINQAVALLKAGECVALPTETVYGLAADATNSDAVAKIFTAKGRPTNHPLIVHIPNQSHVHHWAKNVNKAAITLADAFWPGPLTLILNAKDDLNSPVTGGLPTIGLRVPAHPEFLAVLKQLNTGLAAPSANRYKQLSPINAAHVMRDLNGRISAVLQGGECNVGIESTIVDASSEQLRILRPGPISASDILQKTGLHVSTPHSHNEVVPGNVKAHYQPHAPAMLANTEDFAKILSENSQSKSHYLIYSTQLQQQLLAGDIPSERITKLSSCPIEYAKNMYKALHLIDETTPLTIYIEKPPISSEWAAVNDRLSRAATS
- a CDS encoding LysR family transcriptional regulator; its protein translation is MSRLNYHHLYYFWSVARIGNLTQAAKELHLSQSALSTQIKQLEHTINIELFERKGRTLALTDMGKRVQMYANDIFTKGEELSSFIHKGVISQTQHLSIGVLNTLSRNFIEEFINPLMSNDEVRFSLTAGRMDGLLNGLAEHELDLVLTNKPIGLEHYDQLWQSQLVSRQPLAIVGPADKKIRGQFPTGYTDAQWVLPAKTSAIRDSFNALCARWQYQPKIKAEADDMAMLRLLARDSGALSVLPSVVVKDEIEQGLLVEYQRLPDAFEHFYAITAQRKFVPDILKSLLAKTC
- a CDS encoding NADH-quinone oxidoreductase subunit L produces the protein MSEYIISLLMLIMPLSTFIAAWLIGQRSRASNGHVLFKVMMFNSLAFITAITLHQIYAFDLLSFLSLTMTRIIMLGLILFITLILIRFCRHYMQGEPRVNYFWRWLLLTITAVLVVVMSNHLALFWLGWVAISLALHKLLMFYPERPRAVLAAHKKFIVARVAESLLLIAFGILWFTHNSLYISDITAFYHTTTQPLSFAEQVAAFLIACAALIKCAQLPIHGWLIKVVEVPTPVSALLHAGVINLGGFLLILFAPLFIQASAAQWLILIVAGLTTVISALIMTTRISVKVRLAWSTSAQMGLMLVECALGLFELALLHLVTHSTYKAFAFLNSGNGVNEDLIRRHMPKQSPVCFDWLAGALISIIIVGAAWFISSYQGAVSIWLLLASALTILLANQHGTATAKTRSKKLLIALLVVFSYVAAKNIFAFALPLEQWREPAFSLADSWVIALILTLMIASYCLRYQSWRPQVKSLSTLLFAGLYLDEWFTRLTLKIWPINLPNNGHTDLKNHAVGITIEESK